The following are encoded in a window of Pyrenophora tritici-repentis strain M4 chromosome 6, whole genome shotgun sequence genomic DNA:
- a CDS encoding nuclease PA3 — translation MFIRGVLTGATLLAATTAWNTDVHNQIGFMAETFFTPQTTLILAKILEPKYNGSVGRAAAWADGYAHTSEGHFSYQWHWIDTHDNQPESCHLDYVRDCAKGGCVVSAIANQTGILRECITQVQDGKLAGGTNLTCSYALKWVAHFLGDIHQPLHASGRAVGGNTYKVVFGNHSTQLHAVWDGFIPYYAAEASHPFSNQSLDPFFADLVTRIRKDQFYSAPYMWLSCTNPSTPIDCATAWARESNKWDCDYVYSRVQNDTDLGTNGYAAGAVPIVELQISKAALRLGTWLNKLVEGSIEGSKYATDEQEIIEL, via the exons ATGTTTATCAGAGGCGTTTTAACAGGAGCGACACTCCTAGCTGCCACTACAGCATGGAACACCGACG TTCATAATCAGATTGGCTTCATGGCGGAGACTTTCTTCACGCCTCAAACAACGTTGATACTCGCCAAGATTCTCGAACCCAAGTATAACGGCTCAGTCGGGCGCGCTGCAGCATGGGCAGATGGGTACGCGCATACCAGCGAAGGCCATTTTTCTTACCAGTGGCATTGGATAGACACACACGATAATCAACCCGAATCGTGCCACCTCGACTATGTCCGCGACTGTGCGAAGGGAGGGTGCGTTGTTAGCGCTATTGCGAACCAAACGGGCATATTGCGGGAATGCATAACTCAGGTCCAGGACGGGAAGTTGGCTGGAGGCACCAATCTGACGTGTTCTTATGCGTTGAAATGGGTGGCTCATTTCCTTGGGGACATTCACCAGCCGCTGCATGCCAGTGGACGAGCTGTCGGTGGTAATACGTACAAGGTGGTCTTTGGAAACCATTCGACCCAACTGCATGCT GTCTGGGACGGTTTCATACCATACTATGCAGCCGAAGCTAGCCATCCGTTCTCGAACCAGTCCCTAGATCCTTTCTTCGCCGATCTCGTTACCCGCATTCGTAAAGATCAGTTCTACTCGGCACCATACATGTGGCTATCTTGCACGAATCCTTCAACGCCGATAGATTGCGCGACAGCCTGGGCGAGAGAGAGTAACAAGTGGGACTGCGATTACGTATATAGTCGCGTACAGAACGATACCGATCTTGGGACAAATGGGTACGCAGCAGGAGCAGTTCCCATCGTGGAGCTGCAAATTAGCAAGGCTGCGCTCAGGCTGGGTACATGGCTTAACAAGCTTGTGGAGGGATCTATAGAAGGATCAAAGTATGCTACGGATGAACAGGAGATCATCGAGCTATAG